A region of Anoplopoma fimbria isolate UVic2021 breed Golden Eagle Sablefish chromosome 24, Afim_UVic_2022, whole genome shotgun sequence DNA encodes the following proteins:
- the slc12a9 gene encoding solute carrier family 12 member 9 — protein MSSERTPLITSGVCGLAVSAVACGVELDANSESGSGTPSKDPRKLNTFFGVMVPTILSMFSIVLFLRTGFVVGHAGLLQGLLMVMVAYTIISLTILSICAISTNGAIQGGGAYYMISRSLGPEFGGSIGLMFFLAKVFACGEYVLGLVEALLDVFGSDPESTVSEGVRVLPQGYWYTVLYSSVVLLICLLVCLVGAHIYSRTAFVILLVITVSLLSIFISSVAVKPRDFVIVHKGTGNQTLRYNASYTGYNVTTLRNNLGSGYSLDYSTNSVMSFATVFAVMFTSCTGIMAGANMSGELKTPSVSIPKGTIVAVFCTFTVYVLLFILVSATCDRTLLIQDYGFLQRINIWPPFVTVGIFCASLSAAMCSMIGASRILHALALDQLFGLPLAPATITSSSGNPWMAVVYTWGLAQCVVFAGQLNAVAALVTVFYLLAFAAVDLACLALEWASAPNFRPTFQLFSWHTCLLGIVSCLVMMFVINPVYSSGSIVLLLVLLLFLHYRSPTSSWGYISQALIFHQVRKYLLMLDVRKDHVKFWRPQMLLMVANPRSSCQLILFVNQLKKGGLYVLGHVQLGDLDSLPSDPVQQQYNFWLSLVDKLGVKAFVDLTLSPSVRQGTQHLLRITGLGGMKPNTLILGFYDSCTPEDFFLQDSAFCDSSIGKESEGEYNFGVDLPSLQAHFPPVRHVESPRWLSPEEYVGTISDAIKMNKNVCLARYFFQLEGEGKDSKVDGSERTIDVWPLNLLQPGSRDYEDVCSLFLLQMACVLNMSNKWRHARMRIFLNVETESSDQGWVVNEETFRELLRKLRIRASIKIVPWDSVVQHHVQPNREPPAEPTQALSEEFLSAVNCMLMEHSSQAAVRFLYLPRPSAQRSQSQQYLAQLEAVTNSLGPTLLIHGVTPVTYTDL, from the exons ATGTCGAGCGAACGCACCCCTCTGATCACCTCAGGGGTCTGCGGTCTGGCTGTGAGCGCAGTGGCATGCGGTGTGGAGTTGGACGCCAACAGTGAATCCGGCTCAGGGACACCGAGCAAAGACCCTCGAAAACTGAACACGTTTTTCGGGGTGATGGTGCCGACCATCCTCTCTATGTTCAGCATCGTGCTGTTCCTGAGAACTG GGTTTGTGGTTGGTCACGCGGGGCTGTTACAGGGTCTTTTGATGGTGATGGTAGCCTACACCATTATATCTCTCACAATACTGTCCATCTGTGCCATTTCCACCAATGGGGCTATACAAGGGGGTGGAGCCTATT ACATGATAAGTAGGTCTCTGGGCCCGGAGTTTGGAGGAAGCATTGGTTTGATGTTCTTCCTGGCCAAAGTGTTCGCATGTGGAGAGTATGTTCTTGGTCTTGTGGAGGCATTACTTGATGTATTCGGTTCAGATCCTG AGTCGACTGTGTCCGAGGGGGTGCGTGTGCTTCCTCAGGGCTACTGGTACACGGTGCTGTACTCCTCAGTTGTCCTTCTGATCTGTCTGCTCGTGTGTCTGGTGGGCGCCCACATCTACTCCCGCACCGCCTTCGTCATCCTGCTGGTGATCACTGTATCCTTGCTGTCCATCTTCATCAGCTCTGTGGCGGTCAAACCTCGTGATTTTGTCATCGTCCACAAGGGGACTGGCAACCAGACCCTCCGCTACAACGCCAGCTACACGGGCTACAACGTCACCACTCTGAGGAACAACCTGGGCT CTGGTTACTCTTTGGACTACAGCACCAACTCTGTCATGTCTTTTGCCACCGTGTTTGCTGTCATGTTCACCAGCTGCACCGGGATTATGGCCGGAGCCAACATGTCAG GGGAGCTGAAGACTCCGAGTGTTTCCATCCCTAAAGGCACCATCGTGGCCGTCTTTTGCACTTTCACAGTCTacgtcctcctcttcatcctggTCAGCGCAACATGTGACAG GACCCTGTTGATTCAGGATTATGGGTTCCTCCAGAGAATAAACATCTGGCCGCCGTTCGTCACCGTCGGGATTTTCTGCGCTTCTCTTTCGGCTGCCATGTGCTCCATGATCGGAGCGTCCCGCATCCTCCATGCTCTTGCTCTGGATCAACTCTTTG GTTTGCCATTAGCCCCAGCTACAATCACATCAAGCTCTGGGAATCCGTGGATGGCAGTGGTGTACACCTGGGGTTTGGCGCAG tgtgtggtGTTTGCAGGCCAGCTCAATGCCGTGGCAGCTTTGGTGACTGTTTTCTACTTGCTGGCCTTCGCTGCGGTTGACCTGGCCTGTTTGGCTCTTGAGTGGGCATCTGCACCAAATTTCAG aCCGACCTTCCAGCTCTTCTCCTGGCACACCTGCCTGCTGGGCATCGTGAGCTGTCTGGTGATGATGTTCGTCATTAACCCTGTGTACTCCTCCGGCAGTATTGTCCTCCTGTTAGTGCTGCTGCTTTTCCTCCACTACAGATCGCCCACCAGCAGCTGGGGCTACATCAGCCAGGCTCTCATTTTCCATCAG GTGCGTAAGTATCTGTTGATGCTGGATGTGAGGAAAGACCATGTGAAGTTCTGGAGGCCGCAGATGTTGTTGATGGTGGCCAACCCTCGCTCCTCCTGTCAGCTCATCCTGTTCGTCAACCAGCTGAAGAAGGGAGGGCTCTACGTGTTGGGCCACGTGCAGCTGGGAGATCTGG ACTCTCTGCCTTCAGATCCGGTTCAGCAGCAGTACAACTTCTGGTTGAGCCTGGTAGATAAACTCGGGGTGAAGGCCTTTGTGGACCTGACGCTGTCTCCCTCCGTCAGACAGGGAACACAGCATCTGCTGCGCATCACAGGCCTAG GTGGCATGAAGCCCAACACACTGATTTTGGGTTTCTACGACAGCTGCACTCCTGAGGACTTCTTCCTTCAAGATTCTGCGTTCTGTGACTCTTCGATAGGAAAAGAAAGTGAGGGCGAATATAACTTTGGGGTCGATTTGCCTTCACTACAGGCCCATTTCCCACCAGTCCGACATGTCGAGAGCCCACGCTGGCTCTCACCGGAGGAGTACGTGGGGACCATTTCTGACGCCATTAAAATGAACAAGAACGTGTGCCTGGCCCGCTATTTCTTCCAGTTAGAGGGAGAGGGCAAAGACAGCAAGGTGGACGGGTCAGAGCGGACGATAGATGTGTGGCCCCTCAACCTGCTCCAGCCAGGCAGCCGGGATTACGAGGATGTGTGCAGCCTGTTCCTGCTGCAGATGGCCTGCGTGCTCAACATGTCCAACAAATGGCGCCACGCAAGAATGAGAATCTTCCTGAACGTGGAGACGGAGTCCAGCGACCAGGGCTGGGTGGTGAACGAGGAGACATTCCGAGAGCTGCTGAGGAAGCTGAGGATCAGGGCGTCGATAAAGATCGTGCCTTGGGACTCTGTGGTGCAGCACCACGTTCAGCCAAACAGGGAACCCCCCGCGGAGCCGACGCAAGCTCTGTCCGAGGAGTTCTTGTCCGCAGTGAACTGTATGTTGATGGAGCACAGCTCTCAAGCCGCTGTTCGCTTCCTGTATTTACCTCGACCCTCCGCTCAGCGTAGCCAGTCACAACAGTATTTGGCTCAGCTGGAAGCAGTGACCAACAGTTTGGGGCCAACGCTCCTGATTCACGGGGTCACCCCGGTCACATACACCGATCTGTGA